In the genome of Magnolia sinica isolate HGM2019 chromosome 2, MsV1, whole genome shotgun sequence, one region contains:
- the LOC131228126 gene encoding putative B3 domain-containing protein At3g49610 — MEADWSNLLMLAEVAASASPLLPTFTIIPSNNRKKRKLNDHRNKKQTPRNTSYQNLCIAKPSPPDWIETQFQLKATSLIWVCDKLLKPSDTRPRQNRLLLPTSLISHTLLPALTPHQTSKLITDGGIDGVTLDHKGRHWITRFNYWRSSGCYTLNGSWTELVDANELRANFHTVRVWVFYYGPQNQELGFIVHNKED; from the coding sequence ATGGAAGCCGACTGGAGTAATCTGTTGATGTTAGCAGAGGTGGCAGCTTCTGCTTCCCCTCTTCTCCCCACATTCACCATCATCCCATCCAACAACAGGAAGAAGAGGAAGCTGAATGACCACAGAAACAAGAAGCAGACTCCCCGCAACACGTCTTACCAGAACCTCTGCATTGCAAAACCATCTCCACCTGATTGGATCGAGACCCAATTCCAATTGAAAGCAACGAGTCTCATATGGGTCTGTGATAAACTTCTCAAACCCAGCGACACCAGACCTCGTCAAAACCGTCTCCTCCTTCCCACATCATTAATCAGCCACACCCTCCTTCCTGCACTTACACCCCACCAAACATCCAAGCTGATAACTGACGGTGGGATTGATGGTGTTACACTCGACCATAAGGGTCGACATTGGATCACGCGCTTCAACTACTGGAGATCATCTGGATGCTATACCTTGAATGGCAGTTGGACCGAGTTGGTTGATGCAAACGAGTTACGTGCTAATTTCCATACTGTCCGCGTTTGGGTTTTTTATTATGGGCCTCAAAATCAAGAACTGGGTTTTATTGTACACAACAAAGAGGATTGA